From Plasmodium brasilianum strain Bolivian I chromosome 7, whole genome shotgun sequence, the proteins below share one genomic window:
- a CDS encoding hypothetical protein (conserved Plasmodium protein), with product MSVYSPKLKSHFALKIKLKSLHLSCDDFSNILRLKVIIFYDSEDEERVSNTPERIHIIEVLKNDYNFMFRASINKSFYLPIVCIRGECPQFINIICNIEKKKDVGLKLYLNQNYSFLKYYSSCKTYKLYECESKSVQGYLELALDIIKCKQPFSYFGNNGARMNQEDYYFLATEISLSKLKKEAVMYKADKDVDTHVESFILTRKSSVNGVNDLNEAASLNRNFLNLLYSSSKNAYDKAPIPLISTSDLMDFLHLELLPKYKKRAPSWLRVVNDAYDMYLCKHFQLYNMEKVNNMYEEIRACSMFFYLESTFVKIAANFAKSVIIQEYTKYTSPRYVDDLFSGKSEYKVLFNSTFKYEKIVGKSPLDIFKLFKNDEIYITNDTDIVKGGLMGILIFGDEKTGADGAYKKYNNELKAQQWINKGIAEIKLQNLKEMKKELMKKLSRNSDDRKISLSLLSFNLSTLVSYKGFKMYIIPYPTQPLNILTLDKTNGNLKHEMMLLERSIPTYKLFTQEKSKNVFLAKSYLEHNYVFYNINSMLTISSKDHSHFFDESKWVSDDEDMQKKRGSEHYSVKSFYSNYINVRNNINFYFEKDGNCQNDEEKELFKHLDIHLHTVVSDMEKISFMVPYDSVSLKMYLHSRGIKMKYLGRMLKFVTFRWLYNIIYSEILIRCIKNYTLYCIREICIFYKKRVNEGALNWGKKYGHSKNINVDDNGNSFNYMREEIRQNDEVLVNKSGKGVKWSEGVDQSYGVLENASTGFEDQSEELNSTLSCFTERTKYMNSSEKYASNSGYSNCSVEMEEGYMDKDSIVKDDVLNSKKSRKNTCSKKRALKCFINLLKIINKKLILANNLDSNNIPLLSELLTFNSFKKYSKAEMYSMKKIKSRKHDLHHSRVIKKIYKGNITIIDMFVVNMFNLILTHNYYKEYITSIVRKNCSKFSYSKNIDSIEEVHYIYTYKNIQKCLGIFFFPSLFEYNEKIKNIKTKKFDLYDLKLYALKIKRSLNISYMYIPTYKYVQDPGNIYLDISNENKLMLSNLIFFTIMYHHSLSTSNEIYAKHLTVNGGNIRRADWQGKYDKGKNKVVLYSSIRNVNNNRDATQDLNNKYAKVPLGVNENLEIKRNDINIGEYPFRNEMEKRGNTYTIKINSLLGSKDSITLYNNSDYFTLYALLNIVAVSVKLTLFEYALKTSTYIFSYISENSVISVHVRIMWLIMYMIRRYNFKKFVKSKLNKKCLNSAGGNSNCGEAHGWENYKSGSKKGSSQKKGVHKSKKLIFKDEMNLRSETYWSDSEGSWDEFSEELLEEMSTRQSEEQEDEENPNSHSSDFSYLSKFGNYRDYCMHPDHGKDFFFYYGNMDVYKKTYEVCSSILNNYFVFFHPIYLDFYLCLSWCNKMSKNYDQFLLLLRTALSLQMNMRLKNYSEQVMQNIKINNSFEDIIYCNVKKSDFHFNQKNDDYVLQDRVRNMSNYFVNDISYPHEDVLLCTNIKIINKCNSIYNIRLACTLHYFANSLFYYYNTNRIIKKYKNHNFVLNCSLYCIKILENVKKLFQSFRVQSCYTASVHLDISLMTLKTYFSESFRLNKRRMMHYALLNAKQSEEINQLILGKNHIDTLYSSYIVGLIYMYLENKKCIYLFEEICYYLLNYNYIYEDKNIVNSVFWYLPDHIGKIKCINGKGFLNISKIKSYLFYIWFNIFTPPRYMRKIMKILRLLNYVGHNSKRKNKERRETKEKKKRKKKKDKEIKEKRQNAFVKNSKYLNDENFYSSEQIIFYIKEYKHVLSKKDLFIQISNFNHLLKNNKYVMIKSALREKEFRENQFYEPNTMNIKVFYPNDCSYDGSSRTNRLVEYSIDNAVNCAVSDGIGGIVGRDGMFGSGSDDDMYSDSKSVTAYFLKKLIEVVESKVEMLYKEENYMSDSKLNYSRIEKKNHMYIAMMKLLRGKLYKTKYINGLVCKLHVGNSTIYESSGTSTDSVTASELKSDETGSTKFSVCFNNTMSNDTYKKSINKKEKYNKNANKHFIENNNKRVRDKHKFILNNNEIHIFMSLLYYFLNYKTFEAFYSEKKRQ from the exons ATGTCTGTCTATAGTCCTAAGTTAAAAAGTCATTTTGCgctgaaaataaaattgaagtCTTTGCATCTTTCATGTGACGACTTTAGTAACATATTAAGG CtcaaagtaataatattttatgatagTGAAGATGAGGAAAGAGTGTCTAATACGCCAGAAAGAATTCACATAATAGAAGTGCTGAAGAATGATTACAACTTTATG TTTAGAGcaagtataaataaatctTTCTATCTACCAATTGTATGTATAAGGGGAGAGTGTCCccaatttattaatattatttgtaacatagaaaaaaaaaaagatgtaggtttaaaattatatttaaatcaGAATTATagctttttaaaatattatagctCCTGTAAAACGTACAAATTATATGAGTGCGAAAGCAAAAGTGTACAAG GTTATCTTGAATTAGCATTAGATATAATTAAGTGTAAACAAccattttcttattttggAAATAATGGAGCCAGAATG AACCAAGAAGACTACTACTTTTTAGCAACTGAAATATCTCTTAGCAAATTAAAGAAAGAGGCAGTGATGTACAAAGCCGATAAGGATGTTGATACTCATGTTGAAtctttt ATATTAACTCGGAAAAGTAGTGTAAATGGAGTAAATGATCTAAATGAAGCTGCATCATTAa ACAGAAACTTCcttaatttgttatattccTCTTCTAAAAATGCGTATGATAAGGCCCCAATCCCTCTAATATCTACGTCAGATTTGATGGATTTTCTTCATTTGGAATTACTTCcgaaatataagaaaa GAGCCCCTAGTTGGTTAAGAGTTGTTAATGATGCTTACGACATGTACCTGTGTAAGCATTTTCAACTTTACAATATGGAAAAG GTTAATAACATGTATGAGGAAATAAGAGCATGTTCTATGTTTTTTTACTTGGAGAGCACATTTGTTAAAATTGCTGCAAATTTTGCCAAGAGTGTCATAATTCAGGAATACac GAAGTACACATCTCCAAGATATGTTGATGATTTATTTTCGg GAAAATCGGAATACAAAGTGTTGTTTAATAGCacttttaaatatgaaaagataGTAGGAAAGAGTCCACTAGACATCTTCAAACTTTTTAAGAATGATGAG atatatataacaaacgACACCGATATAGTGAAAGGAGGACTAATgggtattttaatttttggaGATGAAAAAACAGGAGCTGACGGTGCTTACAA AAAATACAACAATGAGCTAAAAGCGCAACAGTGGATAAACAAGGGAATAGCGGAAATTAAGcttcaaaatttaaaagaaatgaaaaaagaactaatgaaaaaattaagccGAAATTCAGATGATCGAAAAATATCACTGTCTTTACTATCCTTTAATTTAAGCACTc TTGTGTCGTATAAAGggtttaaaatgtatatcaTACCATACCCCACTCAGCCGCTGAATATACTAACATTGGATAAAACGAATGGAAATCTTAAGCAT GAGATGATGTTACTAGAAAGGTCTATTCCCACATACAAATTGTTTACACAAGAGAAGAGCAAAAACGTATTTTTGGCAAAATCTTATTTAGAACATAATTATGTATTCTACAATATTAATTCAATGCTGACTATATCGAGTAAAGACCACTCCCACTTTTTTGATGAATCTAAATGGGTATCTGATGATGAGGACATGCAG AAAAAGAGGGGTAGTGAGCATTACTCTGTCAAGTCGttttattcaaattatataaacGTTAGGAataacattaatttttattttgaaaaggaCGGAAATTGTCAGAATGATGAAGAAAAGGAGCTGTTCAAACACCTAGACATACACCTGCATACAGTTGTCAGTGATATGGAAAAGATATCGTTTATGGTTCCATACGATAGCGTTTCGTTGAAAATGTACTTACATAGTAGGggaattaaaatgaaatatttaggCCGAATGTTGAAGTTTGTAACGTTTAGAtggttatataatataatttatagtgAGATACTAATTCGCtgtattaaaaattacacaCTTTATTGTATACgtgaaatatgtatattttacaaaaaaagagTGAATGAGGGAGCACTCAATTGGGGTAAGAAGTATGGacatagtaaaaatattaatgtagACGATAATggaaattcttttaattacatGAGAGAGGAAATAAGACAGAATGATGAAGTTCTTGTTAATAAGAGTGGAAAGGGGGTGAAGTGGTCAGAAGGGGTGGATCAATCCTATGGTGTACTGGAAAACGCGTCGACAGGGTTTGAAGACCAATCCGAGGAGCTGAATTCCACACTATCCTGTTTTACTGAAAGAACTAAATACATGAACAGTTCAGAAAAGTACGCGTCGAATAGTGGCTATTCAAACTGCTCTGTTGAAATGGAGGAGGGGTACATGGACAAAGACAGCATAGTCAAGGACGACGTGCTGAATAGCAAGAAGAGTAGAAAGAATACATGCTCGAAAAAAAGAGCTTTGAAATGTTTTATAAACCTATTGAAGATAATTAATAAGAAGCTTATATTAGCAAATAATTTAGACAGTAATAATATTCCCCTGTTATCAGAACTTTTAACCTTCAacagttttaaaaaatacagcAAAGCTGAAATGTACAgtatgaagaaaataaaaagtaggAAACATGATTTACACCATTCTAgagtaattaaaaaaatatataaaggaaaTATAACGATTATTGATATGTTTGTAGTAAATATGTTTAACTTAATATTAACACACAACTACTATAAGGAATATATTACATCAAttgtaagaaaaaattgttctaaattttcttattctaaaaatatagattCTATAGAAGAggtacattatatttatacatacaaaaatatacagaAGTGTCTaggtattttctttttcccatccttatttgaatataatgaaaaaattaaaaatataaaaacaaagaaatttGACTTGTATGATTTAAAATTGTACGCACTTAAGATAAAAAGATCATTAAATATCAGTTACATGTACATTCCTACATATAAGTACGTACAAGACCCAGGGAACATATATCTAGATATAAGCAATGAGAATAAACTCATGTTGtcaaatttaattttttttaccataaTGTATCACCACAGTCTTAGCACCagtaatgaaatatatgcTAAGCATTTAACGGTGAACGGAGGGAACATTAGAAGAGCTGACTGGCAAGGTAAATATGACAAGGGGAAGAACAAGGTTGTACTATACAGTAGTATTcgtaatgtaaataataacagGGATGCAACACAAGatttgaataataaatatgcaaaGGTACCTCTTGgtgtaaatgaaaatttagaGATAAAAAGGAATGACATAAATATTGGTGAGTATCCATTTCGGaatgaaatggaaaaaagggGTAATACATACACGATTAAGATAAACTCTTTGTTAGGATCAAAGGATAGTATTACCCTATATAATAATTCGGATTATTTTACTCTTTACGCTTTGTTGAATATAGTAGCAGTTTCTGTTAAACTTACCCTATTTGAATATGCACTAAAAACGtctacttatatttttagttatatatcTGAGAATAGTGTTATCTCTGTGCATGTCCGTATTATGTGGTTGATTATGTATATGATCAGAAGATATAACTTTAAGAAGTTTGTGaaaagtaaattaaataaaaaatgccTGAACAGTGCAGGGGGGAATTCTAATTGTGGAGAAGCTCACGGTTGGGAAAACTATAAAAGCGGCAGTAAGAAAGGATCATCCCAGAAAAAGGGGGTTCACAAAAGTAAGAAGTTAATTTTTAAGGACGAAATGAATCTTAGGAGTGAAACTTATTGGAGTGATTCCGAGGGGTCCTGGGATGAATTCTCTGAAGAATTGTTGGAAGAAATGTCGACGAGGCAATCTGAAGAACaagaagatgaagaaaatCCAAATTCACATTCGAGCGATTTTTCCTACCTTTCGAAGTTTGGAAATTATCGTGACTATTGCATGCATCCTGACCACGGCaaggatttttttttttattacggAAATATGGATGTGTACAAAAAAACGTATGAGGTTTGCTCAAGTATTCTGAATAATTATTTCGTCTTTTTCCACCCCATTTATTTGGATTTTTACCTGTGTCTCTCGTG GTGTAACAAGATGTCGAAAAATTATGACCAGTTTTTGCTGCTCCTAAGAACTGCCCTTTCTCTGCAAATGAACATGAGATTAAAGAATTATTCTGAACAAGTCatgcaaaatataaagataaacAACAGTTTTGAGGATATCATTTACTGTAATGTTAAGAAAAgtgattttcattttaatcaAAAGAATGATGATTATGTATTACAAGATAGGGTTAGAAATATGTcgaattattttgttaatgaTATATCTTATCCTCATGAGGATGTATTGTTATGtactaatataaaaattattaataaatgtaattccatttataatattcgCTTAGCTTGTACCTTACACTATTTTGCAAATtcgttattttattactacaatactaatagaattattaaaaaatataagaatcataattttgttttgaaTTGTTCTCTTTATTGTATAAAGATATTAGAAAATGTGAAGAAGTTATTTCAGTCCTTCCGCGTACAAAGCTGTTATACAGCTAGTGTGCATTTAGACATATCTCTCATGACTttgaaaacatatttttcagAATCATTCAGATTGAACAAAAGGAGGATGATGCACTACGCTCTACTGAATGCAAAGCAGTCGGAGGAG ATAAACCAGCTGATCCTTGGAAAAAACCACATCGACACGCTCTATAGCAGCTACATCGTGGGTTTgatttatatgtacttaGAGAATAAGAAGTGTATATACCTATTTGAAGAAATATGTTATTACTTACTgaattataattacatatatgaagACAAGAATATTGTAAATAGCGTCTTCTGGTATTTACCTGATCatataggaaaaataaagtGCATTAACGGAAAAggctttttaaatataagcaaaataaaaagctatttattttatatatggtttaatatttttactccACCAAGGTATATgaggaaaataatgaaaatattacgGCTTCTCAATTATGTTGGACATAATAGCAAGAGAAAGAACAAAGAAAGAAGAGagacaaaagaaaaaaaaaaaagaaaaaaaaagaaagataaggaaataaaagaaaaaagacaGAATGCCTTTGtcaaaaattcaaaatatttgaatgatgaaaatttttactcCTCTGagcaaataattttttacataaaagaaTACAAACAcgttttaagtaaaaaagatttattcATCCAAATTTCCAATTTTAATCATTtgttgaaaaataataagtatGTTATGATAAAAAGTGCATTGAGGGAAAAGGAATTCAGGGAAAACCAATTCTATGAACCAAATACTATGAACATAAAGGTGTTCTATCCTAATGATTGTAGTTATGATGGGAGTAGTAGGACGAACAGACTTGTTGAGTACTCTATTGACAACGCTGTGAACTGCGCAGTGAGTGATGGTATAGGGGGAATTGTAGGTAGAGATGGTATGTTTGGAAGCGGCAGTGATGACGATATGTACTCTGATAGCAAAAGTGTTACTgcatactttttaaaaaaattaattgaagTAGTAGAAAGCAAGGTAGAAATGTTATATAAAGAGGAAAATTATATGAGTGATAGCAAATTGAATTATTCCAGAATAGAGAAGAAAaatcatatgtatatagcGATGATGAAATTACTAAGgggaaaattatataagacCAAATATATCAATGGATTAGTTTGTAAACTACATGTGGGTAATTCTACTATTTATGAGAGCAGTGGCACTAGTACGGATTCTGTTACTGCATCTGAACTGAAGTCTGATGAAACGGGTTCTACTAAATTCAGTGTATGTTTTAACAACACAATGAGTAATGATACATATAAGAAAagcattaataaaaaggagaaatataataaaaatgcaaataaacattttatagaaaataataataaaagggtTAGGGACAAGCATAAATTTAttctaaataataatgaaatacacatttttatgaGCCTACTTTACTACTTTCTGAATTATAAAACGTTTGAAGCATTTTACTCCGAAAAGAAGAGGCAGTAA
- a CDS encoding ribosomal RNA methyltransferase, producing MGKLSKDRRDIYYRKAKENGYRARSSYKLIQINEKFEIFKLFDPNIYNNTNINDLIKIYNENYCYNVVDLCAAPGSWSQVLKNICLYNYYRILNIINKNNGDQLKCKEEDDEFIKNFSLYINLNDALEKKIKNLKRSELIKEPKIIAVDLQEIGNMNYVQVIQGDITKMSTVNKILKCMHSEKVQIVTGSQTSEGGTTINENTNERVNSDDSISSDNNSSSDNNSSSDNSSNSDNSSNSDNSSSSDNSSSSDNSSNSDNTKSMRKRREEPNFSYAHTVVSDGAPDITGMNDIDEFIQSQLILSSLKVCCSVLKIGGNFISKIFRGEHTGLLIVHLNKFFKRVYVCKPQSSRNKSLESFLVCLKFSLPLSNITALSNLTEEECFNDKRYKSEKELRRKHTHLIIKKNYDHKNGTAGRGSEKEEKEHTNEEAYDFDEGKSEMDSSKKDKQGEGKHDDMKNGVKNDDIRDDLKNYSKIDGHEGKHSGNDRGEYITRGYDNESNDKSTSEEENEDKMDALIPDKCNMKNNYRALKDEDINKEDLATCDVLCGDINKKENFTNYRSKKKNNDIFNFYCSDSEEEIKYFNSEDEEIINDYISSEVFMNNKLFSFVATQNYYDSDKSYLLPQNYVRHEPQLMPLHPPYLISLQRKRQERKK from the coding sequence ATGGGTAAACTGAGCAAAGATAGAAGGGACATTTACTACCGAAAAGCAAAGGAGAACGGTTATCGAGCCCGGAGTTCTTATAAACTGATTCagataaatgaaaaatttgaaatttttaaattatttgatccgaatatatacaataatacaaatataaatgatttaataaaaatatataatgagaaTTATTGTTACAACGTAGTTGACTTGTGTGCAGCTCCTGGGAGTTGGTCACAAGTTTTGAAGaacatatgtttatacaaCTATTATcgtattttgaatattataaacaaaaataatggaGATCAATTAAAGTGTAAAGAAGAAGATGacgaatttataaaaaatttttcactGTATATTAATTTGAATGATgctttagaaaaaaaaataaagaatttaaaGAGAAGcgaattaataaaagagcCTAAAATTATAGCGGTAGATTTACAAGAAATAGGGAACATGAATTATGTACAAGTTATACAAGGAGACATTACAAAAATGTCAACAGtaaacaaaattttgaagTGCATGCATAGTGAGAAGGTGCAAATTGTAACAGGAAGTCAAACGAGTGAAGGGGGAACTaccataaatgaaaatacgAACGAGAGGGTTAATAGTGATGATAGTATCAGTAGTGATAATAACAGCAGTAGTGATAATAACAGCAGTAGTGATAATAGCAGCAATAGTGATAATAGCAGCAATAGTGATAATAGCAGCAGTAGTGATAATAGCAGCAGTAGTGATAATAGCAGCAATAGTGATAATACCAAAAGTATGCGCAAAAGAAGGGAAGAGCCTAATTTCTCCTATGCGCACACTGTTGTAAGCGATGGAGCACCTGACATTACAGGAATGAATGATATCGATGAATTCATTCAATCTCAGTTAATTTTATCAAGTTTAAAAGTTTGCTGCtctgttttaaaaataggaggaaattttattagtaaaatttttagaGGTGAACACACAGGATTATTAAttgttcatttaaataaattcttCAAAAGAGTTTACGTGTGTAAACCACAAAGTAGTAGAAACAAAAGCCTTGAATCTTTTCTTGTTTGTCTCAAGTTCTCACTGCCTTTATCTAATATTACAGCTTTGAGTAATCTCACGGAAGAAGAATGTTTTAATGATAAGAGATATAAAAGTGAAAAAGAACTTCGAAGAAAACATACgcatttaattattaagaaaaattatgacCACAAAAATGGAACAGCTGGGAGAGGttcagaaaaagaagaaaaggaacACACAAATGAGGAAGCATATGATTTTGACGAAGGGAAGAGCGAAATGGATTCGAGTAAAAAGGACAAACAGGGGGAAGGAAAACATGATGATATGAAGAATGGTGTGAAGAATGATGATATTAGGGACGATTTGAAGAATTATTCGAAAATAGATGGACATGAAGGTAAACATAGTGGCAACGATAGAGGGGAATATATTACACGTGGATACGATAATGAAAGTAATGACAAATCTACAAGTGAAGAAGAAAACGAGGACAAAATGGACGCCTTAATACCAGATAAAtgtaatatgaaaaataattacagaGCATTAAAAGAtgaagatataaataaagaagattTAGCTACGTGTGATGTATTGTGTGGTGATATTAATAAGAAAGAAAATTTCACAAATTAccgttcaaaaaaaaaaaataatgatatatttaatttttactgtTCTGATAGTGAagaggaaataaaatattttaactcagaagatgaagaaattataaatgattACATTTCATCTGAAgtttttatgaacaataaACTATTTTCGTTTGTAGCAACTCAAAATTACTACGATTCAGATAAATCTTATTTATTACCACAAAATTATGTGAGACACGAACCTCAGTTGATGCCTCTGCATCCTCCTTATTTGATTTCATTACAGAGAAAAAGGcaagaaaggaaaaagtaG
- a CDS encoding tRNA pseudouridine synthase, producing the protein MERLHNLNLISDDNDSFSRVSRTDKGVSARINALTIRLKIRHPNMSLLDIQKIYVKELNKKLKYMQIIDIQNVPNMFDARLNCVHRTYVYFFINKNYNFERMNEAAKRRILKIEIKNIDKNFHYFKIKGTSFLYNQIRHIVATLFLVGKGKVNKSDIINRLNNNSVKNINYKIADENGLLLYSFKFNDLNFNINVNNRIFSNVMNKYIQNAILLVSLCYPLKISETNENFFQNINDEDEIPS; encoded by the exons ATGGAGCGTTTACATAacttaaatttaatttctgATGATAACGA CTCTTTTTCAAGAGTTTCAAGAACAGACAAAGGAGTTTCTGCTCGCATAAACGCACTAACCATaagattaaaaataagaCATCCAAATATGTCTTTATTagatattcaaaaaatttatgttaaagagttaaataaaaaactaaaatatatgcaaatcATTGACATACAAAATGTTCCCAATATGTTTGATGCTCG cttaAACTGTGTGCACAGAACTTATGTGTACTTTTTTATCAACAAGAATTACAACTTTGAACGAATGAATGAAGCAGCCAA GAGGAGAATTCTCAAAATTGAGATCAAGaatattgataaaaattttcattattttaaaataaaaggaaccTCCTTTTTGTATAACCAG ATTAGGCACATTGTTGCTACGCTCTTCCTAGTTGGTAAAGGGAAAGTGAACAAGAGCGATATAATTAATAGGTTGAATAACAAttctgttaaaaatataaa TTACAAAATAGCGGATGAAAATGGACTACTATTGTACTCCTTTAAATTCAATGAccttaattttaatatcaaTGTAAATAACCGTATATTTTCGAATGTtatgaataaatacattCAGAATGCTATACTGTTGGTTTCCCTTTGTTATCCTTTGAAAATCAGTGAAACGAATGAAAacttttttcaaaacatAAATGATGAGGATGAAATTCCCTCTTAG
- a CDS encoding mitochondrial carrier protein has translation MKYSLKENLSEYTSEIDHGIRKTINDGKVDTNKFKKKEMNKEKKGYLYNYKYLPHNDIIKENEEDAVSNPFFFDEKNKISKTNVINNITGNHITRKNDHKCNEEMNQGIGDNIYKEEDNSYRCSNGDSYESSNDNDHNSGNGYGDRDDLGDKEKKPLKEFNIFIDKKNAVNSIISSTFAGIMSRTITAPLDRVKYIMQVTNNLPIAEIFEIIKKDGVVCGFFRGNCVNIVKIIPELSIKMYSYEFMKMNVYNYYNKNNNCMTDDQNMNIPFFIRFLIGSSSGVIAALFIYPLEIVKTRLIVSNKNNKDNGIIKCFYNIYKNEKWRNFYNGLSMHIYGVIFFSGCNMSIYDYLKYLFFSLYRDYIHSNYCVNCGHAENKNIPACTNIADDGVPQRRNANDSIAHPYNSKDGNSQSSYDTRKDGRLIYDPLKSVKRFINFKKNYTNTNNLGQSSNEQNENKNNMNMSSCSYCNYRIKNVNCLSFLFFGITSSFIAQIVSYPFLVLRTRMQTLNNEIATNYLNSEGTRIKSCSFIMYNIKVYGFKSLYRGIYVNLLKTIPATSITWFAYEYSMRKLQS, from the exons atgaagtaTTCTTTAAAGGAAAACTTAAGTGAATATACAAGCGAAATTGATCATGGTATTAGGAAAACTATAAATGATGGAAAAGTAGATACgaacaaatttaaaaaaaaagaaatgaataaagagaaaaagggctacttatataattataagtaCCTACCCcataatgatataataaaagagaaTGAAGAGGACGCCGTTAGtaacccttttttttttgatgaaaaaaataaaataagtaaaacaaatgtaattaataatattacggGGAACCATATAACTAGAAAAAATGATCATAAATGCAATGAAGAAATGAATCAAGGAATAGGAGACAACATTTATAAGGAGGAGGACAACAGCTATCGCTGTAGCAATGGCGATAGCTATGAAAGTAGCAATGACAACGACCATAACAGTGGCAATGGCTATGGAGATCGAGACGACCTCGgtgataaggaaaaaaagccTCTAAAAGAATTCAACATTTTTATAGATAAGAAAAATGCTGTAAATAGTATTATAAGCTCCACCTTTGCTGGTATCATGTCAAGAACTATAACCGCTCCATTAGATagagtaaaatatattatgcaaGTAACAAACAATTTGCCAATAGCtgaaatatttgaaattattaaaaaagatggAGTAGTATGTGGATTCTTTCGAGGAAATTGTGTTAACATTGTTAAGATAATTCCAGAGTTATCTATCAAAATGTATTCATATGAGTTTATGAAGATGaatgtttataattattacaataaaaataataattgtatgACTGATGatcaaaatatgaatatacctttttttattcgtttCTTAATAGGGAGTTCAAGTGGTGTTATAGctgctttatttatttacccACTTGAAATTGTGAAGACAAGATTAATTgtatcaaataaaaataataaggatAACGGAATTATTAAAtgcttttataatatttataaaaatgaaaaatggagAAATTTTTACAATGGTTTGtctatgcatatatatggtGTTATATTCTTCTCAGGATGTAATATGagtatatatgattatttaaagtatctttttttctctttgtaCAGAGATTATATTCATTCTAATTATTGCGTCAACTGTGGTCATGCAGAAAATAAGAACATCCCTGCTTGTACGAATATAGCAGATGATGGTGTTCCACAAAGGAGAAACGCAAATGATAGTATTGCACACCCGTATAATTCAAAGGATGGCAATTCCCAATCCTCATATGACACCAGAAAAGACGGTCGTCTCATATATGATCCACTAAAAAGTGTAAAacgttttataaattttaaaaaaaattacacaaatacaaataatttggGACAAAGTTctaatgaacaaaatgaaaataaaaataatatgaatatgtcATCATGTTCTTATTGTAATTATCGTATAAAGAATGTTAACtgtttatcctttttattttttggaatAACAAGTTCTTTCATAGCTCAAATTGTTAGTTACCCGTTTCTTGTTTTAAGGACTCGAATGCAAACTCTCAATAATGAAATTGCTACTAATTACCTGAACAGTGAGGGGACCCGTATTAAATCCTGTAGTTTTATTATGTACAACATTAAGGTTTATGGCTTTAAATCGCTCTATAGAG GTATTTACGTAAACTTACTAAAGACTATACCTGCCACGTCCATTACATGGTTCGCGTACGAATATTCGATGAGGAAATTACAATCGTGA